A genomic stretch from Neodiprion fabricii isolate iyNeoFabr1 chromosome 3, iyNeoFabr1.1, whole genome shotgun sequence includes:
- the LOC124178412 gene encoding nipped-B-like protein: MPEQILAKMNGVIPSVPITTLAGIASLTDLLPEMPLPTPLPQTLTNKSLLFHPRVAQEAQILLSARDENLVPQLILSLSQTSSDHIELKDHYANTEQLVDPQQNTPELLKAILQINPHVFKGPQYNSPRNWTTQNTSLMHPNQSPASYGQFSPSYSSPSGSRHTPQGSPAHPAAARIVLPPPGAVAQPQHPRMSIAPQNHAELSQMSPFAVPSPSPRATVITEQTRASTTPQHMQEDVNCVNPISQMNPQQNIYSPAHLSSPNSAITSLGNITPQHHVGGLTPQHNIHHTSPMHAGIPTHHHSMNVQQSIYDPVLNQQLPHPLESHQLDNVSNSVQDNQQFILDPVTGFPDVQLPISHDLDERRNPAQMPIRDVIHNLQQIPVHPNPNLLVNEANENYGSPHRMTNPSSIQNNNLAKSEVSQATLPLAATPVEKMKEPIVMLKRLSLADQALMQKSLSAFAEKSPNLAAKMGIMGGNNEVKSDSESEEEIGRNNKHFKARARERQVQKEKERAERKKGEDKTQRRRRRIVDDDDDYREDEEPNSPTKPKIRKVERKLVPVLHKLSVEELMDTNTYQRFNRTIDAIFENTEDAAATADLDDDGDVAPEMLISKYQLHDLCSEAAKLKGLGAMESIPPDRLVRLLNILEKNIRDGARVSPLADPDDDIDESRLWMELAMERVQRAVDASLTALYIMTSQNMSKHVYLEDVIDRIVLFMKFQLQNTIYPSFDPVYRIDSKNKTENFNASGRKKRAHTKEVREKSILGVYNKMHVLVGLLAELLSIQVLTDTSVLHASTLGVAPFFVESVSELQLSALKLVTVIFTKYEKHRRLLLDDILASIARLPSSKRSLRTYRLNSEDYIQMLTALVLQLIQCVVVLPESLMPRDKQARDDDEKSEEKEKKSHQVDIDVLILNKYETATRTAGNFLNVFLNKCGSKGEEIDYRPLFENFVQDLLATVNKPEWPAAELLLSLLGNLLVSHFSNKGSDMSLRIASIEYLGVVAARLRRDAVNSHCKLSTIDQIVKDIKTEQQKDTDYEVTKDKDIVGISEDEERTIFLQRVLIDYLAVNGTNDAALGYARHFYLAQWYRDTVVEKSRVGQTKNTPTKKMQKKKSIKKNRHLSSDEESESDENECDADENDNNEQKNSESYRLIELKKKLIINKIRPYSHSTAKSDILQTYIDYKSAELISQYLASKRPFSQSFDRYLKQILHVLTESSIAIRTKAMKCLTMIVEADSSVLARVDMQLGVKHSFFDLSTSVREAAVDLVGKFVLSRPELIDKYYDMLSTRILDTGVSVRKRVIKILKDICMECPNFPKIPEICVKMIRRVNDEEGIRKLVMEVFQNMWFTPVKERPVVDSEALLRKVMNITDVVTASKDMGLEWFEQLLVSLFKPKEDKEDSTKTMTEPPKALLTACKQIVDCLIENVLRLEETGLDDAEKVEKKGSSQRLVACLTTLYLFAKIRPQLLVNHAITLQPYLSLKCQTQGDYQIISSVAHTLELVVPLMEHPSETFLAQLEEDSVKLILLHDKSVVASCLSCLGSIVNNVTRNFKLIRDCFKKYYGHLTDYKSLYEKNRTNPILQKNRPFFRRALFTVGLLLRHFNFTDKEVTEGLPENIKDQVFETLSYFVHQDNDDIRFFTLSAIGSLCIRHYEFMMTPELKELYHHLLTSENAPINMRSQVLNNIEVYLQEEEKRMIKQDQEWAKLSKQENLKEMGDVSSGMASTVIQLYLKEILESFLHINVSVRHAALKVIQLILAQGLVHPVQIVPYLICMSTDCEKMVSHSADKQLQDIEKKYPGFIHMKSQFGIRLSYRLQKILQNDDTVRGMRIKEGEFPSALNGFLYTILRNTKQQRRAIVLSFLKQFDESAKTSLSQMLYLADNLSYFTYQVQDEPLFIIHNIDIIISMSGTNLLQSFKEALLPKEIHPQQSQVQQQQPQQEHPSLMKFGPDGEPLAIPVLPNIEDEEDDEEDEETIMARLPEDTTLLREYITASQGFLLLLTLRQHLKDLYGFTDAKIGQYSPSESAKVYEKAVSRKNNLHFRPKATLQKLKDGTNNDELDESGKKKLIKEYLDFKQLMLKFDPEEPDEEGGNPEALQKANQIDPTAASGRLPTVADIHATPTHSMNRQLNENQINMSNPAVQVNSVNSIPAAPQAAATTPRVPKLTIHPHSENKDHRKQHRTHKTEKVKKHKKKKRRRISDSSESAEDYSDPDFLV; this comes from the coding sequence ATGCCAGAACAAATCCTAGCCAAAATGAATGGGGTTATACCGAGCGTACCGATAACTACCCTTGCGGGCATAGCAAGTCTGACTGACTTGTTACCAGAGATGCCTTTGCCAACGCCGCTTCCGCAGACTCTGACAAATAAATCGCTTTTGTTTCATCCACGTGTGGCGCAGGAGGCGCAGATACTTCTTAGTGCAAGGGATGAGAACTTAGTGCCTCAGttaattctctctctctcgcagaCGTCCTCAGACCACATTGAGCTCAAGGACCACTACGCCAACACCGAGCAGCTCGTAGATCCCCAGCAAAATACACCGGAATTGCTGAAAGCGATACTTCAGATAAATCCCCACGTGTTTAAAGGGCCACAGTACAACTCTCCACGAAACTGGACAACCCAAAATACTTCGCTGATGCACCCCAATCAGTCGCCAGCCAGTTACGGACAGTTTTCACCATCTTATTCGAGCCCGTCAGGATCACGCCACACTCCTCAGGGCAGTCCTGCTCATCCAGCTGCTGCGCGCATCGTTTTGCCACCGCCAGGAGCGGTGGCCCAGCCACAGCATCCTCGGATGAGTATCGCGCCTCAGAACCACGCCGAACTTTCGCAAATGTCACCATTTGCTGTTCCCTCACCTTCTCCAAGAGCCACAGTCATCACAGAACAAACCAGAGCATCGACGACGCCGCAACATATGCAGGAAGATGTCAACTGTGTGAATCCAATTTCCCAGATGAACCCgcaacaaaatatttactccCCGGCTCATCTCAGCTCACCTAATAGCGCAATTACGTCTCTGGGCAACATCACACCTCAGCATCACGTCGGCGGTCTCACGCCTCAGCACAATATACACCATACTTCACCAATGCACGCTGGAATTCCTACACATCATCATAGTATGAACGTACAACAAAGTATTTACGATCCTGTACTGAATCAGCAGCTACCTCACCCCTTAGAATCCCACCAACTTGATAATGTCAGTAACAGTGTTCAGGATAATCAACAGTTCATTCTGGATCCGGTCACTGGCTTTCCGGACGTTCAACTACCTATATCGCATGATTTGGACGAGAGGCGGAATCCTGCACAAATGCCGATCCGGGATGTCATTCATAATTTGCAGCAAATTCCGGTTCACCCTAATCCTAACCTGTTAGTAAACgaagcaaacgaaaattacGGCTCACCACATAGAATGACGAATCCTTCGagtattcaaaataataatctCGCCAAGAGCGAAGTGAGCCAAGCAACGCTGCCACTGGCAGCTACGCCagtggaaaaaatgaaagagcCTATTGTTATGTTGAAAAGATTGTCACTGGCCGATCAAGCTCTGATGCAAAAGAGCCTCAGCGCTTTTGCGGAGAAATCTCCGAACCTTGCAGCAAAAATGGGCATTATGGGAGGCAACAATGAGGTGAAGAGTGATTCGGAGAGCGAAGAGGAAATAGGCAGGAATAACAAGCACTTCAAGGCACGAGCCAGGGAGAGACAGgtccaaaaagaaaaagaaagagcaGAGCGAAAGAAAGGGGAGGACAAGACCCAAAGAAGACGCAGGAGGATAGtagatgatgatgacgattaTAGAGAGGACGAAGAACCAAATTCGCCGACGAAACCTAAGATCAGGAAAGTAGAAAGAAAACTAGTTCCAGTACTGCATAAACTCAGCGTTGAGGAGCTTATGGACACTAACACGTATCAGAGATTCAACAGAACTATAGACGCGATATTTGAAAACACTGAAGACGCTGCAGCAACAGCTGATCTTGACGATGACGGCGACGTAGCTCCTGAAATGCTCATATCTAAATATCAGCTTCACGACTTATGCAGCGAAGCTGCCAAGCTCAAAGGTCTTGGGGCTATGGAATCTATCCCACCTGACCGCTTGGTCAGACTTCTCAACATATTGGAGAAGAACATACGTGACGGCGCTAGAGTCTCGCCACTTGCTGATCCAGATGATGACATAGATGAAAGCCGCCTCTGGATGGAACTCGCCATGGAGAGGGTGCAGCGTGCAGTTGATGCATCACTTACCGCTCTCTACATCATGACGTCACAAAATATGTCTAAGCATGTTTACCTTGAGGACGTTATAGACAGAATTGTGCTGTTTATGAAATTTCAGCTACAGAACACGATTTACCCTTCGTTTGACCCTGTTTACAGAATAGACTCTAAAAACAAGacagaaaattttaatgcTAGTGGTAGAAAAAAACGAGCCCATACTAAAGAAGTAAGGGAGAAAAGTATCCTTGGAGTTTATAATAAAATGCACGTGCTTGTTGGTCTGCTCGCCGAACTCCTCAGTATCCAGGTCTTGACCGACACAAGTGTGCTACATGCCTCTACCCTGGGTGTTGCTCCTTTCTTTGTCGAATCTGTGAGTGAGCTGCAGCTGAGTGCGCTGAAACTTGTAACAGTTATTTTTACAAAGTATGAGAAACACAGGCGATTGCTACTCGACGATATTTTGGCCTCAATAGCACGGCTGCCAAGCAGTAAAAGGAGTCTTAGGACTTACCGACTGAACTCTGAAGATTATATACAAATGCTTACTGCTTTGGTTCTTCAGCTAATTCAATGTGTCGTAGTTCTACCGGAGAGTTTAATGCCACGTGATAAACAGGCGAGAGATGACGATGAGAAgagtgaagaaaaagagaagaaatccCACCAGGTTGACATCGACGTTCTTATACTCAACAAGTACGAAACTGCGACAAGAAcagctggaaattttttgaatgttTTCCTAAACAAATGTGGAAGCAAAGGCGAGGAAATCGACTACAGACCGTTGTTTGAAAACTTTGTACAGGATCTGTTGGCGACTGTTAACAAACCTGAATGGCCTGCCGCTGAACTGCTCCTCAGTCTTCTGGGGAATTTGCTTGTCAGCCATTTTTCCAACAAAGGATCTGACATGTCGCTCAGGATAGCGTCCATTGAATATCTTGGCGTTGTGGCTGCCAGACTGCGCAGGGATGCAGTAAACTCGCACTGTAAACTGTCGACAATCGATCAGATAGTAAAAGACATAAAGACTGAACAGCAGAAAGACACTGACTATGAGGTGACAAAGGATAAGGACATTGTTGGGATCAGTGAGGATGAAGAAAGAACGATATTTCTGCAGAGAGTGCTAATCGATTATCTCGCAGTAAATGGAACGAACGACGCTGCTCTAGGATATGCGAGGCACTTTTACCTAGCACAATGGTACAGAGATACCGTAGTTGAAAAATCTCGCGTTGGTCAGACAAAAAATACGCCAACAAAAAAGATGCAGAAGAAAAAgtcaataaagaaaaataggCATCTCAGCAGCGATGAGGAAAGTGAATCGGATGAGAATGAGTGTGACGCGGATGAGAATGACAACAATGAACAGAAAAACTCAGAGTCATATCGGCTCATTGaactaaaaaagaaattaattataaataagaTAAGACCTTACAGTCATTCCACCGCTAAAAGTGATATACTACAAACTTACATCGACTATAAGTCTGCGGAATTGATATCACAGTACCTTGCATCGAAGCGGCCCTTCTCACAAAGCTTCGATCGCTATCTCAAGCAGATACTTCACGTTCTGACTGAATCTTCAATCGCTATTCGCACCAAGGCAATGAAATGCCTTACAATGATTGTCGAGGCTGATTCGAGTGTATTGGCCAGAGTTGACATGCAGCTTGGTGTAAAACACTCGTTTTTCGACCTATCCACGTCTGTTCGCGAAGCAGCTGTCGATCTCGTTGGTAAATTTGTCCTAAGTAGGCCAGAGCTGATTGACAAATACTACGATATGCTCTCCACGCGAATTCTGGACACTGGGGTCAGCGTGCGAAAGCGTGTCATCAAGATACTCAAGGATATATGTATGGAATGCCCAAATTTCCCCAAAATACCGGAAATATGCGTCAAGATGATCAGAAGGGTTAACGACGAAGAGGGAATAAGAAAACTGGTCATGGAAGTGTTTCAGAACATGTGGTTCACTCCTGTCAAGGAACGACCTGTTGTAGATTCTGAGGCACTGCTTAGAAAGGTGATGAACATCACAGATGTCGTTACTGCTAGCAAGGACATGGGACTTGAGTGGTTCGAGCAGCTCCTGGTGAGCTTGTTCAAGCCTAAAGAGGACAAAGAGGATAGCACAAAGACAATGACTGAGCCGCCTAAGGCGTTGCTCACAGCCTGCAAGCAGATCGTTGATTGTCTTATCGAGAATGTATTAAGACTTGAAGAAACGGGCCTTGATGATGCTGAGAAAGTTGAGAAGAAGGGCTCATCGCAAAGGCTAGTAGCCTGTTTAACTACGCTATATTTGTTTGCAAAAATAAGACCGCAGCTCCTCGTCAACCATGCGATAACGTTACAGCCCTATCTCAGTCTAAAATGCCAGACCCAGGGTGACTATCAGATAATAAGCAGTGTCGCTCACACGTTAGAGCTTGTTGTTCCGCTGATGGAACACCCCAGCGAAACCTTTCTGGCTCAGCTCGAAGAGGATTCTGTCAAACTGATTCTACTCCATGATAAGTCTGTCGTTGCAAGTTGCCTTTCCTGTCTGGGATCTATAGTAAACAATGTAACGAGGAATTTCAAGCTGATACGCGATTGCTTTAAGAAATATTATGGACATTTGACCGACTACAAGTCATTGTATGAGAAAAATCGTACCAATCCGATTCTGCAGAAGAATAGACCGTTTTTCAGACGCGCTTTGTTCACTGTCGGACTTTTGCTCAGGCATTTCAACTTCACTGATAAGGAAGTAACCGAGGGCCTACCAGAGAATATAAAGGACCAAGTTTTTGAGACGCTGAGCTACTTTGTGCATCAGGATAACGACGACATACGATTTTTCACACTTTCGGCTATTGGTTCATTGTGCATCAGGCACTACGAATTCATGATGACACCCGAGCTCAAAGAACTTTATCACCATTTACTCACTTCCGAAAATGCGCCCATCAACATGCGGTCACAGGTCCTCAACAACATTGAAGTATATCTGCAAGAGGAAGAAAAGCGAATGATAAAACAGGATCAGGAATGGGCTAAGCTGTCCAAGCAAGAGAACCTCAAGGAAATGGGCGACGTTTCATCGGGTATGGCTAGTACGGTAATCCAGTTGTACCTAAAAGAGATACTGGAGTCGTTCCTTCATATAAATGTATCTGTGAGGCACGCTGCTCTCAAGGTAATCCAGCTGATATTGGCTCAGGGTCTCGTACATCCTGTGCAAATAGTTCCGTACCTGATTTGCATGAGTACAGATTGCGAAAAGATGGTGAGTCATAGTGCCGACAAACAACTGCAAGACATCGAGAAGAAATATCCAGGCTTCATACACATGAAGTCACAGTTTGGAATCAGGCTGAGCTACCGGCTTCAGAAGATACTGCAAAACGACGATACCGTTAGAGGGATGAGAATAAAGGAGGGGGAATTTCCATCTGCTCTCAACGGTTTTCTGTACACCATACTTAGGAATACCAAGCAGCAACGGAGGGCGATTGTTCTCTCTTTCCTTAAACAGTTTGACGAAAGTGCGAAGACAAGTTTGTCACAAATGCTTTATCTGGCAGACAATTTGTCTTACTTCACTTACCAGGTTCAGGATGAGCCATTGTTTATCATCCATAATATCGACATCATCATTTCAATGTCTGGCACAAATCTCCTACAGTCTTTCAAGGAGGCCCTGTTGCCTAAGGAGATTCATCCCCAGCAATCGCAGGTGCAGCAACAGCAGCCACAGCAGGAGCATCCCTCACTTATGAAATTTGGGCCTGATGGAGAACCACTGGCAATTCCAGTTTTACCGAATATTGAGGATGAAGAGGATgacgaagaagacgaggaAACGATAATGGCAAGGTTACCGGAAGACACGACATTACTCAGGGAGTATATAACGGCTAGTCAAGGTTTTTTATTGCTGCTTACTCTGAGACAGCATCTCAAAGATCTTTACGGATTCACGGATGCTAAAATTGGACAGTATTCACCTTCAGAATCTGCGAAGGTCTACGAGAAGGCTGttagtagaaaaaataatctccaCTTCCGGCCTAAAGCAACGCTACAGAAACTGAAAGATGGTACAAATAATGATGAGCTGGACGAAAGTGGTAAAAAGAAGTTGATAAAAGAATACCTCGACTTCAAGCAATTGATGCTCAAATTTGATCCTGAGGAACCCGATGAGGAGGGGGGAAACCCTGAAGCTTTACAAAAAGCCAATCAAATTGATCCAACTGCTGCTAGCGGTAGATTACCAACTGTTGCAGATATTCACGCCACACCCACTCACTCTATGAACAGACAGCTAAATGAGAATCAGATTAACATGAGTAACCCTGCGGTTCAAGTTAACTCTGTTAATTCAATCCCCGCAGCTCCACAGGCTGCGGCAACCACCCCACGTGTACCTAAACTAACCATACACCCCCACAGCGAAAACAAGGACCACAGAAAACAGCATCGTACCCATAAAACGGAAAAGGTTAAAAAgcacaagaagaaaaaaaggagaagaattTCAGACAGTAGCGAAAGTGCTGAGGACTATAGTGACCCTGATTTTCTAGTGTGA